One window of the Podospora pseudopauciseta strain CBS 411.78 chromosome 4, whole genome shotgun sequence genome contains the following:
- a CDS encoding hypothetical protein (EggNog:ENOG503P1YX): MSGEPLTKVDSAVQGLGTSPPKETKHRRASSSAAGVMNINDLEAQGIELQIAKETQKTGWKINTSPSTIEEKDVLKKLLTTPPVKKIDLHFPLGLEVTARNLKGVTIKDALDAIHKQFKKRADDELDEPYLKGFEWDKEESWTKLIVHLSKDAGVAPGGGSKKKKKQAADE, from the exons atGTCCGGCGAACCACTCACCAAGGTCGACTCTGCCGTCCAGGGCCTCGgcacctccccacccaagGAGACCAAGCACAGGAGAGCATCCTCCAGCGCTGCTGGTGTGATGAACATCAATGACCTGG AGGCCCAGGGAATTGAGCTCCAAATTGCAAAGGAGACGCAAAAGACGGGATG GAAGATCAACACCTCGCCAAGCACAATAGAGGAGAAGGACGTGCTCAAGAAGctgctcaccacccccccagtcAAGAAGATTGACCTGCACTTCCCATTGGGACTTGAAGTAACGGCGAGGAACCTCAAGGGTGTCACCATCAAGGATGCGCTGGACGCTATCCACAAGCAATTCAAGAAGAGG GCTGACGACGAGCTCGATGAACCATACCTCAAGGGCTTCGAGTGGGACAAGGAGGAGTCATGGACCAAGCTCATTGTCCACCTGTCCAAGGATGCCGGTGTAGCGCCCGGCGGCggctccaagaagaagaagaagcaggctGCTGACGAGTAA
- a CDS encoding hypothetical protein (COG:S; EggNog:ENOG502GW6C) — translation METLEVTLRILEGLLEPMDNRRRCLNHTGNRPLDWAPCPSTEQPNLGTPCRPICGRHSASLHSTTQCMMGQQQYQNVLGLFLAWEEDGGEHASAGENPFHTQLEEFVHTLQLGYNYDIEQWLIPSEKYPRALDKKLNETVERINECSKKEKGALDLLIIYYGGHAVVNPHEPDNDLLLVPCPKSKDVSVSWATDVLSRIQYVEGADILILLDCCYAQRGQHAIDHMHRPPPRPMITLAAVDIDGKAIQDGDYTFTQNLCAQLEEFGNNTETFSISQFHRALRRRTASWRRRQPDGKIPDPLMSSNTTHEFGLLGPLEPQVDPAETSTVGRAISAKPAGHAKEERCPVTAERSSSALAASHLKPSSPRAISAGTHSPASLKNASWQDNVSFCMEFHDVDEARPPSAPSSVLSSRSLSPAYSTTSQNGRLRTGSPDTRPWVPSIVDMPATSPHDTLNIYVSSPDLEAVMPTAPMSCSPAASSSSLQESILPPRNKRDHQKCYDVRLSPSAPYESPRITPRGSKERTDNMPYPRHSQTVMPMLQNRRSQTFDNADFGRARDGYGGPRWQAQADSDSEDEFWPPEHSGPRHQLYGGYRR, via the exons ATGGAGACCTTGGAAGTGACGTTGAGGATACTTGAGGGGCTTTTGGAACCAATGGATAACAGGCGCAGATGTTTGAACCACACAGGGAACAGACCCCTCGATTGGGCTCCGTGCCCATCAACGGAGCAGCCCAACCTTGGAACACCATGTCGCCCAATTTGCGGCCGGCATTCGGCTTCTCTACACTCCACAACACAGTGTATGATGGGTCAACAACAGTATCAGAATGTCTTGGGGCTGTTCCTCGCctgggaagaagatggaggagagcaTGCATCTGCGGGGGAGAACCCGTTTCACACGCAACTGGAGGAGTTTGTCCACACTCTTCAGCTGGGATACAACTATGACATTGAGCAGTGGCTCATTCCGTCAGAAAAATATCCTCGTGCCTTGGACAAGAAACTGAACGAGACTGTCGAGCGGATCAATGAATGCAgtaagaaggagaagggcgCATTGGACCTGCTCATCATCTACTACGGTGGTCATGCGGTAGTCAACCCCCACGAACCCGATAATGACCTGTTATTAGTTCC ATGCCCAAAAAGCAAGGACGTATCCGTTTCTTGGGCGACGGATGTTTTATCAAGAATACAATATGTAGAGGGTGCTGATATCCTGATTCTCTTGGACTGCTGCTACGCGCAGAGAGGCCAGCATGCGATAGATCACATGCATCGGCCGCCGCCGAGACCAATGATCACTCTCGCGGCTGTTGACATTGATGGCAAGGCTATCCAAGATGGGGACTATACGTTCACCCAAAACCTATGCGCACAACTTGAGGAGTTTGGAAACAATACGGAGACTTTCAGTATCAGCCAGTTTCATCGAGCCCTTCGACGAAGGACCGCTAGTTGGAGACGACGTCAACCCGACGGCAAGATTCCAGATCCTCTGATGTCCTCCAACACAACTCATGAGTTTGGGTTGCTGGGACCGCTTGAGCCGCAAGTAGACCCAGCTGAGACGTCGACCGTGGGAAGAGCTATATCCGCCAAACCAGCTGGGCATGCCAAAGAGGAACGGTGCCCCGTAACCGCAGAGAGGTCTTCATCTGCCCTTGCCGCCTCTCATCTCAAACCTTCAAGTCCTCGAGCCATCAGCGCGGGAACCCATTCACCAGCTTCTCTCAAGAATGCATCATGGCAGGACAATGTCAGTTTCTGCATGGAATTCCATGATGTGGATGAGGCACGCCCTCCTAGTGCGCCCTCTTCAGTTCTCAGCTCCCGTTCCCTTTCGCCAGCCtattcaacaacctcccaaaACGGGCGTCTACGAACCGGAAGTCCTGATACTCGCCCTTGGGTTCCTAGCATCGTCGATATGCCCGCCACCTCACCCCACGACACCCTCAACATCTACGTCAGTTCACCCGACCTGGAAGCAGTTATGCCCACCGCTCCGATGAGTTGTTCCCCTGCTGCGTCATCGAGCTCCTTACAAGAGTCAATTCTGCCGCCAAGAAACAAGAGAGATCACCAAAAGTGTTATGATGTGCGACTGTCACCTTCTGCTCCGTACGAGAGTCCCAGGATAACCCCACGGGGAAGCAAAGAAAGGACAGACAACATGCCATACCCGCGACATTCGCAGACAGTCATGCCAATGTTGCAAAATCGAAGGTCACAAACATTTGACAATGCTGATTTTGGCCGGGCAAGGGATGGCTATGGAGGTCCGCGTTGGCAGGCGCAGGCTGACTCTGACTCCGAGGATGAATTTTGGCCCCCGGAACACTCGGGACCTCGTCATCAGTTGTATGGTGGTTATCGGCGGTGA
- a CDS encoding hypothetical protein (EggNog:ENOG503NY70; COG:E): MPVTNFSIPEKYEYLVGFDSYHQSEAHPCALPLAQNSPQKPPLGLYAEKLSGTAFTAPRNENKQTWLYRILPSCAHPPFEPVTAHNEAVETQHEKKHYIPNQLRWDPFDHDEHAEHDFVDGLKLVAGAGDPTLKQGIGIYVYACGRDMKEKEAYYSADGDLLLVPQEGGLDVRTEFGRMLVRPMEIAVLPRGVKYRVEIVGDGKKARGYALELYQGHFQLPELGPIGSNGLANARDFQAPKADFEEDYGATAQEGKNEWRIKVKFNNGLYETVQRHSPFDVVAWHGNYYPFKYDLGRFNTIGTISYDHPDPSIFTVLTAPSEKVGTAVADFVIFPPRWLVGEDTFRPPWYHRNTMSEFMGLIQGGYDAKKGGKGGFVPGGASLHNVMSGHGPDRDSYEGAREAELKPQKVGEGSCAFMFESCLMVGVTEWGLRRCRKVQGGYNKHSWEGVEVHWKGRNSQ; the protein is encoded by the exons ATGCCAGTCACAAACTTCTCCATCCCGGAGAAGTACGAGTACCTGGTTGGGTTTGACTCTTATCACCA AAGCGAAGCCCACCCCTgcgccctccccctcgcccaAAACTCCCCCCAGAAACCACCTCTCGGCTTGTACGCCGAAAAGCTCTCGGGCACAGCCTTCACCGCGCCCCGGAATGAAAACAAGCAGACGTGGCTGTACCGCATCCTGCCTTCGTGCGCTCACCCGCCGTTCGAGCCGGTGACTGCCCACAACGAGGCGGTGGAGACGCAGCATGAGAAGAAGCATTACATCCCTAACCAACTCCGTTGGGACCCTTTTGACCATGACGAGCACGCCGAGCATGATTTTGTCGATGGGTTGAAACTGGTTGCCGGGGCGGGGGATCCAACGCTCAAGCAAGGGATTGGCATTTATGTCTATGCTTGCGGACGGGATAtgaaagagaaggaggcgtATTATTCTGCTGATGGGGACTTGTTGTTGGTTCCgcaggagggggggttagATGTTAGGACTGAGTTTGGTAGGATGCTGGTTAGGCCGATGGAGATTGCGGTTTTGCCTAGGGGGGTGAAGTACAGGGTCGAGATTGTGGGGGATGGCAAAAAGGCGAGGGGGTACGCGTTGGAGCTGTATCAGGGACATTTCCAACTTCCTGAGCTGGGACCGATTGGATCAAACGGTCTTGCGAATGCGAGGGACTTTCAGGCGCCCAAGGCGGACTTTGAGGAGGATTATGGTGCTACGGCGCAAGAGGGAAAGAATGAGTGGAGGATCAAGGTCAAGTTTAATAATGGGCTCTATGAGACGGTGCAGAGGCATAGTCCGTTTGATGTGGTGGCTTGGCATGGGAACTACTACCCTTTCAAGTATGATCTTGGGAGGTTTAATACCATTGGGACGATTAGCTATGATCATCCCGATCCGAGTATTTTCACCGTGTTGACGGCGCCGAGTGAGAAGGTGGGGACGGCGGTGGCGGACTTTGTGATTTTCCCGCcgaggtggttggtgggggaggataCGTTTAGGCCGCCGTGGTATCATAGGAATACGATGAGCGAGTTTATGGGCTTGATTCAGGGGGGTTATGATGCGAAGAAGGgcgggaaaggggggtttgTACCCGGGGGAGCGAGTTTGCATAATGTTATGAGTGGGCATGGGCCGGATAGGGATAGCTATGAGGGGGCTAGGGAGGCTGAGCTGAAGCCGCAgaaggttggggaggggagctgCGCGTTTATGTTTGAGAGCTGTTTGATGGTGGGCGTGACGGagtgggggttgaggaggtgtAGGAAGGTGCAGGGGGGGTATAATAAGCAtagctgggagggggtggaggttcattggaaggggaggaataGCCAGTGA
- a CDS encoding hypothetical protein (COG:J; EggNog:ENOG503NXMQ), with protein sequence MSEWANLRGLNISSGWSPRGGQMSAAYYSNSTPEGSSSGSAVAAALGLSMAAIGTETFGSILELAELNNVTGPKPSRGLIVNDVTLPTSARQDVIGTLTRTVSDAAHLLTTMAGRSENDERTWNIPFAVPDFTTYCKDTDLSGITIGVPRSTFTVDSTSPIMISFESALDTLHRAGAKVVDNADFPDVEEFMKLNQQVRGIVRASEFKRDIVRYLQTLEANPNHIHSAEDIIRFTKSFAGEEHPDRDIRKFLWTQAEGIYVNTDKYREMVSQGQFYGGEVGILGAMEKHGLDLLTVPSSMGIANDLAVKRWDSPYLKCHWGSILRARRLNWTRIARTGSGLRLGFRMASTLALFEVIKRLLTCVFAVIHRLRSPRLSRIRS encoded by the exons ATGTCTGAGTGGGCCAACCTGAGAGGGTTAAATATCAGTTCTGGATGGAGCCCCCGGGGTGGCCAAATGTCGGCTGCATATTATTCCAATTCTACACCTGAAGGTAGCAGTTCTGGCTCAGCAGTTGCAGCTGCCCTAGGATTGTCGATGGCTGCCATTGGCACGGAG ACGTTTGGCAGTATTCTGGAACTGGCCGAGCTCAACAACGTCACCGGACCGAAACCCAGCCGCGGCCTGATTGTGAACGATGTAACTCTACCTACATCGGCGCGTCAGGACGTCATTGGAACGCTCACTAGAACAGTGAGCGACGCGGCGCACCTGCTTACAACGATGGCAGGTCGAAGCGAGAACGATGAGCGTACCTGGAATATCCCTTTTGCAGTCCCCGACTTCACCACCTATTGCAAAGACACGGATCTGAGTGGGATCACCATAGGTGTCCCGCGCAGCACCTTCACTGTCGACTCTACATCACCCATAATGATATCTTTCGAGTCCGCGCTCGACACCCTACACCGGGCTGGAGCAAAGGTGGTTGACAATGCCGACTTCCCGGATGTCGAGGAGTTCATGAAGCTCAACCAGCAGGTTCGTGGCATTGTACGGGCTTCAGAGTTCAAGAGAGATATAGTTCGATATCTTCAGACCCTCGAGGCCAACCCAAATCACATCCACTCTGCTGAGGACATCATCAGGTTCACAAAGTCTTTTGCGGGCGAGGAGCATCCAGACCGCGATATTAGAAAGTTTTTGTGGACCCAAGCTGAGGGAATCTATGTCAACACCGACAAGTACAGAGAGATGGTTAGCCAAGGGCAGTTCTACGGGGGCGAAGTGGGGATCCTCGGTGCGATGGAGAAACACGGTCTTGATCTCCTCACTGTCCCTTCTTCAATGGGCATCGCAAACGACTTGGCTGTGAAGAGATGGGATTCCCCGTACTTGAAGTGCCATTGGGGTTCTATTCTGAGGGCCCGCCGGTTGAACTGGACGAGAATTGCCCGAACCGGATCAGGGTTGCGCCTGGGATTCCGTATGGCATCTACGCTGGCGCTGTTTGAAGTCATCAAGAGGTTGCTGACTTGTGTCTTTGCAGTTATTCATCGGCTCCGATCTCCAAGGCTTTCTCGGATAAGATCCTGA
- a CDS encoding hypothetical protein (COG:S; EggNog:ENOG503NYIS), translating into MTLTAPKPDNHSGTEAKSTSATQHRDYSSLPDVTTHDRTSFPYIFSKNVSVPVSGLATGPGLIRCNIYRPHDSDTNPVPVLVTYGPYGKDISYSEFNPKSFSEVNPAHKSIHSCWETPDPSFWTAHSYAILRADELGTGQSPGFLDTMSRSTSEAFATLITWASSQPWSTGKVGLLGVSYYAGSQWRVAARQPRGLAAIIPWEGMSDYYRDRCRHGGIYSDGFVRWWWERQVVGNQYGLANRRGGKTVDENGEKEKGELERERRDQTVDNRENRYRDERYYREKEYDMGDITVPVLSVGNWGGILLHLRGNIQGYLHAGSEKKFLRMITGRHDLPFYYDEEVEVQRSFLDAFLKGEDGGGWTDGRRARVDLVIRKGDAGVNDAQRERDTFERREEEEWPIERTEYARFYLSGDMAMVRMNNWVHEGVQKKLGYRALGTIDESQGLTFKTVPSDMGPGQEMEITGHIVAHLNVSASPDVGGPTPSDIDLFLTLRHIGKDGKEIFYTGTAGDPVPLTKGWLRVSLRKVNEKHPKHQPWLPHRDYTSRDVLPVIQGEVYAVDVEMWPTCVVLQEGESLALEVASGDTQGSGIFLHNDAVDRSPDIFQGTNYVHISKQYANYLLLPVIPRKEDVGHV; encoded by the exons ATGACCCTTACCGCCCCCAAGCCAGACAACCACTCTGGCACCGAAGCCAAGTCCACTTCGGCCACCCAACACCGCGATTAcagctccctccccgacGTCACAACCCACGACcgcacctccttcccctaCATCTTTTCCAAGAATGTATCCGTCCCCGTGTCCGGCCTGGCCACTGGCCCCGGCCTGATCCGGTGCAACATCTACCGCCCTCACGACTCCGACACGAACCCCGTCCCGGTGTTGGTAACCTACGGCCCATACGGGAAGGATATTTCCTATAGCGA GTTCAACCCCAAATCCTTCTCCGAAGTCAACCCAGCCCACAAATCCATTCACTCTTGCTGG GAAACCCCCGACCCCTCATTCTGGACCGCCCACTCCTACGCCATCCTCCGCGCGGACGAGCTCGGAACAGGGCAGTCCCCCGGCTTTCTGGATACAATGTCCCGTTCCACCTCGGAAGCCTTCGCCACCCTGATAACCTGGGCCTCGTCCCAGCCCTGGTCCACGGGAAAGGTAGGCTTGCTAGGCGTTTCTTACTACGCCGGCTCCCAATGGCGAGTAGCTGCCCGCCAACCGAGAGGTCTAGCAGCCATTATCCCGTGGGAGGGAATGAGCGATTACTACCGTGACCGGTGCCGGCACGGGGGGATATACAGTGATGGGTTTGtcagatggtggtgggagaggcaGGTTGTTGGTAACCAGTACGGACTCGCGAAcagaaggggggggaagacGGTGGATGAAAAtggggagaaggaaaagggggagttggagagggagaggagggatcAGACGGTTGATAACCGAGAGAACAGGTACCGGGATGAGCGGTACTATCGGGAAAAGGAGTACGATATGGGGGATATTACCGTCCCGGTTTTGAGCGTGGGAAACTGGGGTGGGATTTTGCTGCATTTGAGGGGGAACATACAGGGGTATCTACATGCGGGGAGCGAAAAGAAGTTTTTGAGGATGATCACCGGGAGGCATGACCTGCCGTTTTAttatgatgaggaggtggaggtgcaGAGGAGCTTTTTGGATGCGTTTCtcaagggggaggatggagggggttggactgatgggaggagggcgagggttGATTTGGTGATACGGAAAGGGGATGCGGGCGTTAATGATGCCCAGCGGGAGAGGGACACGTTtgagaggagagaggaggaggagtggccGATTGAGAGGACAGAGTATGCGAGGTTTTATCTTTCAGGGGACATGGCCATGGTCAGAATGAACAACTGGGTTCACGAAGGGGTGCAAAAAAAGCTGGGATATCGGGCCTTGGGGACGATTGATGAATCTCAGGGGCTGACGTTCAAGACTGTCCCTTCTGACATGGGTCCAGGGCAAGAGATGGAGATTACAGGGCACATTGTCGCCCATCTCAACGTTTCTGCCTCCCCTGATGTGGGCGGACCAACGCCGTCGGATATCGACTTGTTCCTGACGCTTCGCCATATTGGCAAGGATGGCAAGGAGATCTTTTACACGGGCACGGCGGGCGATCCCGTGCCTTTGACCAAGGGGTGGCTCAGGGTATCACTGAGAAAGGTCAACGAGAAACACCCGAAGCATCAGCCGTGGCTGCCGCATCGGGATTACACCAGCAGGGATGTACTCCCCGTGATTCAAGGCGAGGTCTACGCTGTTGACGTGGAGATGTGGCCGACTTGCGTTGTTCTTCAAGAGGGGGAGAGCTTGGCTTTGGAGGTGGCGTCGGGGGATACCCAGGGGTCTGGGATATTCTTACACAATGATGCTGTGGACAG ATCTCCGGATATCTTCCAAGGCACAAATTACGTCCATATTTCGAAGCAGTATGCGAACTATCTGCTGTTGCCGGTAATACCCAGAAAAGAGGATGTAGGGCATGTTTGA